The following coding sequences are from one Desulfosporosinus orientis DSM 765 window:
- a CDS encoding 16S rRNA (uracil(1498)-N(3))-methyltransferase, translated as MNRFKITELGRDFFWLRDAEREHLVRVLRLSPGDLVVGYDNTGREYTAVVVNIEDKSVTCRILSTDEPDVEAHTSVYIVAGLSKGERMDWVIQKGTELGMAGLIPLRAKRAIVHIEGKKAQDRVARWQKIASEAAKQSHRVLEPEIKEVSDWKDIKGLLPEDTQWIIPYEEEKSQRMAPVLGGMKAEHPVAIIIGPEGGFEESEVAWAKENLGAQSVSLGPRILRTETAAMAALTLVLGHFGDLG; from the coding sequence ATGAATCGTTTTAAAATCACAGAACTTGGTCGGGATTTTTTTTGGCTGCGAGATGCAGAACGAGAACATCTAGTAAGAGTTTTAAGGCTTTCTCCAGGGGATTTGGTCGTAGGCTATGATAATACGGGGAGAGAGTATACCGCAGTTGTTGTCAATATTGAAGACAAGAGTGTTACTTGCCGTATTCTAAGTACGGATGAACCTGATGTTGAAGCACATACTTCTGTCTATATTGTTGCAGGATTGTCAAAAGGGGAACGAATGGATTGGGTAATCCAAAAAGGGACGGAGTTAGGCATGGCCGGACTCATACCTTTGCGGGCAAAACGGGCTATTGTACATATTGAGGGCAAGAAAGCTCAGGACAGGGTAGCCCGCTGGCAAAAAATCGCCTCGGAAGCTGCAAAACAGTCACACAGGGTTCTGGAACCGGAAATTAAAGAGGTCAGTGATTGGAAAGATATTAAAGGACTTTTGCCGGAGGATACTCAATGGATTATTCCCTATGAAGAGGAGAAGTCGCAGCGAATGGCCCCTGTACTTGGAGGCATGAAAGCAGAGCATCCCGTTGCTATTATTATTGGTCCTGAGGGCGGTTTTGAGGAAAGCGAAGTAGCTTGGGCGAAAGAAAACCTCGGAGCTCAAAGTGTTTCATTAGGGCCTAGGATACTTAGGACGGAAACGGCGGCAATGGCAGCCCTGACGCTGGTGCTGGGGCATTTTGGGGATCTGGGCTAG